The Glycine max cultivar Williams 82 chromosome 17, Glycine_max_v4.0, whole genome shotgun sequence genome contains the following window.
TTGTAATTAAAGGTGAAAACTGGAGATAAAAACAATAGGAAACATTTTTGCTGTtctatataaacattttttttatacaagaaGGACCCAAAGGGCCGAGAAAAGGAttatatacaaatttttaaatcgggtgtgtttcctttttttttttaattgtatcaTATTCGGTTAAGTATTGGAAAGAGTCCAGAGAAAATGACGTATAGTTTCATTTACATTAGGGATGTTCACGTTACTATttaaattgttattaaaaaatctctcgaatcaaatataaaaaaatatatagggttttattttgtttgatctttacagtttttattaaaatatttatttcattgaatctttttactttcttttatctctaatatcaatatataaaaaaaattgttaaaaacaaTCTACAAAACTACTTAGTATGTTAAatattctatcataaaaaaatttcaatttttatctattttaaattaaacatatcCTACAAAAATTGTCTTATAAAAAGTGGTATATACTATATAAgtgtcatatatataatattataattttttttaccgaaACACTATAAAATGTTGTAAAATAAAacacataatattaaataatataagtgTTATGATTTAATTGGATTttaaagtcaaaccaaacaggTGAATTTGATCATAAAgttatttaaacaattaaaaaaatcagtttaatatgaatttcaacttttttaatagtttttgcttttattttagaTTGATTTAGATTTAAACACCCCTTATTCTGCGGTGAGAATGATACTTGTTTCTATCCTTTTACATGCTTTgatgtatattttcttttgacaaCATATGACAATAGaagtattcaaaaaataaaaataaagggaaaatgCAAAAATATTTGAACCAACTAATCCAAGCCGACTAGCTTGCAACATTTGATTACATCATTTATTTGGTGAACACAAACTTGCCAATCTCACAGCATTTCATCATTATTAGTTGGTGTTTTTGTGTCTCAGTCCACCCCGATCAGTTTCCTGTACATCAGAACAAACTCATAGACATCTTTTTCATCAGAAACGGATTTGGACACGCTCTCTCTCTCCAAACATCTGTTTGCCCAACCAATGAGTTTTGGATAGTGCAGCTTGAAATTGCCTACTTTCTCATAACTAGAGAACCATTTATAAAAGGGAATCAAAGCAATATCAACAAACCCAAATGTCTCACCCCCAAAATATGGCTTGTCGCCAAGCACCTCCTCCAATTGCTTCACATTCTCTATTAACTCCTTCTTTTCTGCCTCATGTTCACCTACCTTCCCAGTCCATATCCTCTTTGCAACTTCATGCACCTGCAAATATTAATTGCTATTAACATTTTCCTTGTAAGAATAAGTGATAAATGTCATAGGTGATATTATAGGTTTGATCTTATttgctaacaaaattaacattttaacaaattaatatttaccgATTATCATTACtaaaacttgaacttacttTGTTATTAACAAAATCAGCCCAGAACCTGGCTTGAGCTCTCTGGTATGGATCAGTGGGCAAAAGTGGTGCCTTATCCTTCCAGACCTCATCAATATACTCAACAATAATGAGGGATTCAGAGATGGGTTTGCCATTGTGGATAAAGACAGGGACTTTCTTGTGAACGGGATTCATTTGCAGAAGCAGTGCACTCTTGGTGTTCACCAAATCCTCTTCCTTGATCTCATACTTGACCCCTTTCTCTTCCAATGCAATCCTAACTCTTATGCAGAACATACTCAGATTGAAATTCACCAACACAACCTCATCCGCCATTGTCAAACACAATGCTCACTATAATCCTGACGATGAGATTCAGTTTATAACTTTGAATTTAGTGGCAATAACATTCAATTCAAGTTGATTTTCACTTtcatacattttaatgtttttaaaaataacatttattatcatttaattatttcatgTCATTAATTATTTGATGTCATTTACTTATACcacaattaaataaacattatatcagcattaaaattattattggttaaattatttcatttagtTATATCACAATTCaagttaatataatatttatttaattatttcatgtCATTAATTATTGGTcaaattactttttttgttacttatattaatttataaaattattcttacttATTGATATTTCacgttaatatttaattaatttacaattacacttaactttttaaagaaggatattttatattaagtaaTACAactaataatttcataaaaatatgtgGCATTACCTTACAGATAAAACTAATTATAGAATATGTTAAGTAAAAGGATAAAGAAATCATATCTTATTATTGATGTACCAAACATATAACGTTACAATAGGATAAGAATAATTACCGTATCTTATCATATAATGATCACTGAGAGGATTCATaacaaaaatgtttattatcatGTTATTGAAATACAACTAATATTTTagatttcataaaaattatgaaattttttccacatatttattttatattccctcacttcataataaataattaaggatataattaaaaaatattagttaaaacgtaatttttgtccttctattttttaaaagttatgattttagttttcctaatttttaattgatatattttgtcatttatttttaaagaaattataattttagtctttctattttttaattgaaatatttcgtctctcactttttaaaaattcatgattttagtttctttggtcaatttcaaacTTGTTGAcagtgtattttttaattatttttttaataaattaagtttgttagcaattaaataatttaaaaaaaaaacatttgtcatgctcataataaataaatggttGTCGGTCAACGTTTGCAGACTACATAGATCAATGTTTGAAATTAGtcacaaaaactaaaattgatgattttttaaaagtgaagatAAAatgtcttatttaaaaaatgagggcTAAAATTACAGACTTTTTAAAAATGgagataaaatatttcaattaaaaattaggaAAGACTAAAAgcacaaatttaagaaaatagaaagactaaaattgcattataataaaaaaaaaacttaatgctCAATGACAATCAAAATAAGAAAGTGTCAATCAAGGAAAAGTGGGTCCACCGGAAGAGATTAGTCTCACATAATGTAGTGGACCAAGGTTTGAATTCCTACTAAAAAAGATGTTCACATTTAGTGTTAGATTATGTCTCGAAGAGAATTATCTCTCAAAAAAGGAGAAccatgaaaaaccaaaaaaatatcacaggatgaaaaaataaagatagcATATTATgagactaataaaaaaatatttatccattatttgaaagatactctatttttttagtaattgtcaaatttttacagatttttttatttatatgtcattTCCAAAGTTTAAGATCatgctaattattttttttaattataatctcaCTTGTTCTTTGGGTTATGTTCAACAAGTTATTTTAGctggtttttactttttttattagttgaaaatcTTGTTTGacgattaaataaat
Protein-coding sequences here:
- the LOC100781460 gene encoding glutathione S-transferase U25-like is translated as MADEVVLVNFNLSMFCIRVRIALEEKGVKYEIKEEDLVNTKSALLLQMNPVHKKVPVFIHNGKPISESLIIVEYIDEVWKDKAPLLPTDPYQRAQARFWADFVNNKVHEVAKRIWTGKVGEHEAEKKELIENVKQLEEVLGDKPYFGGETFGFVDIALIPFYKWFSSYEKVGNFKLHYPKLIGWANRCLERESVSKSVSDEKDVYEFVLMYRKLIGVD